TCTACACTCAGTAATTCATGATGTGAGAATGTGATATCAACATGTGCTCAGATTTTTCAATCCACCATTTGAATGAAGTATGAGGACGATAAGGTTTTCCCAAAAGAAGCTAATTATTTCTACTTGAGCACAAACATTACGTAGAACTGGGAAAGAATCAATTTTCTTTTTGATAAGGAATGGGACAAGAATCATTCTGAAACCTTATTTGGATATATAGAAGCATAATTTGTTTAAGAGAAGTTGATTGTCAGAAGCTTCTGTAGCTTGGACTTAGCTCTTAAAGTTTGGAACATATAAAAATGTAATTATTCTCTTGCAGTATTTGTAGCACTTCTTTCATGTGTCTCTTAATATTAGCTTGTAATTCTGCATGTCTTTTAAAAAGGTAAAGCTGCTCCCCTTTATAAGATTTTTGTAATGTCACAAATGGGTGTCATTATCGGTACCTCCAAGCTCTCCACATAGTCCTATCCTTTCATAAGAGAAGTCTTTATCCAACAATTGCAGCTCAAAAGACTTCTTAAAATGTTCTCGTTATGTCTGTTCAAGTTACATATCTTCATGTCATCCCATTTGGGTTATTTTGTGTTATTTTGCAACTCAGCTGGAGTCGAGTATATCCGAGAATTTATTCGTCTTGATAGGTTGGAATAGTGTTATTGTCACTACTTGCTTGGCCCCAATGCACCTATAAATACTATGTATTGTCAAGTAACTGTGACAATATGATGTTTCTTGTCTGGCTTGAATTTATTGGGAATGATGTAGGATGGTAgaagggagccttggagcaacggtaaagttgtctccatTTGACCTATAGGTCGCGGGTCTCATAGGTCGCGGGTTCGAGCCATGAAAGCAGtcattaatgcttgcattagatTAGGCTGTCTACATCATTACCCCTTGTGATGCGGCGAATGcaggatgctttgtgcaccggctGCCCTTAGCTTATGTGGGACGGCAATGTGGGAATTTGGTGGCTACAACTTGTGAATGTATGGAGTAGCTTTTGTCATGAAAATAGAACCTTACTGGTAGTGCATTCACCAATCAAAAGAAGTTACTGGTACTGCAGTGTGCAGTCAGTAGTAACACATTTGATTCGTTACATTTGGTGCTCAACTTCTTGAGTAACTCTTAAGAACATTGACTTTTTAAGCTCAAATCTGTGCATGTACCTTCAATTTGACAAATGATAAATACTTTGTATTGCTCAGGATCGGGAGGTTTTACTTGTGATTGCATTGGAATAACCATGCATTACATTGCTCTTTTCATTTTCTTGTATTCCAAAGTCCTGTTAACTAATGTGTCAACTCACTTCTTTTCAAGGTCTTGTCCTAAATTTGATATGTTTTTAATGAAAACTGTCCTTTTCGATTATCATGTGCAGTGTCAGAAGTACATGGGAGGACATTTGGAGTGTGGACTCTTCTAACCTGCACTCTTTGCTATCTTTGTGCATTTAACCTTCATGACAGGCCTTTGTATTTGGCAACCTTGTTATCATTTGTCTATGCCTTCGGTCATTTCCTGACTGAGTTCTTGATCTATCAGACAATGGAAATAAAAAATCTGATTACTGTTGGTATATTTGCAGGTATTGTTCCTCCCAGAGTTCTTTTTTATGACCGCTGCTAGATCTTGTAATGTTTTTCTGTGTTTCCCCTCCATCGCTGGCTTTGATGTGCTAATAAAACAGTGATAGTGAAAATTGGATTTACTTAACTAGTGCTTTCAAAATGCAAGAACTGCTTTCAAATGATATAACCTGTGATTCATCCTTAATTCACCAAGTACCATGTGATTCGGAGTTTCTGTTTAGCATCTATTAACATGGACCTGGGTTCATTTAGTTGTGCCATGTCACTACTTCCCCAACTTAATCATTTGAAGACCTGCTTGTGCTCCTAAATTTTCTGAAAAATCTTTGTCAAACTTTTACCGTGTTTCTTTCTTGTGAACTTTTTAATTGCCCTAATTGAACTACTGGAACTTGCTCTTCTTATGAATTAAAGCCTATCTTTTGGATGGAGTACTGGTTGTTTAAGCCCAATTTACTACCTAAATATGTTagttactttttaaaaaaaagagatGATGAAGcaaatatttatgattattctaaTGAAGGGTTGAATTAGTTGTCAACTTCTGAACTTCTTTACCTATGTTTGTGGTTTAACTATAATAAGGAAGTTATAATAATCTGGAGGTAACTCAAAAGAACAGCTGCATTAGTGGCATTATCTTTCTGCATCAGcacattctttcatttctttGCAATTGCTTGATCTCACTCCAAGTCATACACCACTTTTGACTGTCTTATGGAGTTCCATTTTCTCTCAGGCACATCTATAGTGTGGATGTCGTTGCAGTGGAATGCACACCAACAGATTAAAACTAAGAGTCCATAAAAGTGAATCAATAACAGTGGATTGAAGCAGATTTTTCGGACGTTATCCCTTTTGGCCTATGCCTTTGCTGCTGCGATTTAAGTCTCAGAGTTTTAGTTGGGTGAGCTCTGGAAGAATCTCTCATTGAACTTCTTGGCCGCAATTTTCTCAATGTAATGTCTCAATGGGAAGGATTTTGTGTGTCCCAGACTTGGTCGACGGATTTTTTtcgaatattttctaaaacatggAAAGCCAAAAACTAATCATGGTCAATCCATGTTTCTGTATAACTTATCATTTTGGTTGATTATCAACTTTATCTCGTAGTATAACTGGCAATAGTTTATGCTTTTCACCAATGAGATCTTTTACCGAATGATTCATATTTAGAGTGTCAGAAAACTTGTTTATGCATTGAAATACGCAGAAAGTAAAAGCAATTGTCTGTCTATTTTGATAATATATgctgtttgaatgcttgaatctGGTCAAAACATCATACTGTTACAACTGCGCAAAGCTTTTCGAGCGCAGAAAGCAAAAACACGACAAATATTTGTAGAAAACCATTGATAGAATAATAGACTTGCAAATATGCACCTCTACAGGTCATAATAACACCAGTAAGATACTATTAATTAGGATTCGTCCAAAATTAATCCATCCACCTAAATACAATTACAATTACATATAAGCAATCCTCGCATTCTCCATGTTTCAGGTTGAAATCCTTAAAAATACTCTACTAAAAACATTTTTCTCTAATCTGATAGTATCTTATACTACTGGATTTTGGAAAAAACAGCAAGTTATACTATGCCATATACTAATTAAGCCCGCTATCATTGGATCAGTCTTGGCTTGTAATTGCCTATGCAGCTGTGCATTTCTATCTCTTGCAGTTCCTTTGACACTTTATTCTCAGAGTACTCTGTTACAATTTGGATTTCCAAAATCAGAATACTAACAAGGGGATGTGGTGATTCCCCTTTAGTGCTGAAACACTCTATTCATATTATCTATCTACtagtaaaagaaaataattagagCTGTTTAGACTGCATCTCTTCTCCTTCTTGCATCTTTATCATCTTCATCTATTATTTCTTCCAATTGTTCATGCTCTCCAACTCCATCTGTCTCATCATCTCCATCATTACTAGCTATTTCTCCTTCATTTTCTTGGTTTTTCCCCTCATCTTCTTCCTGTTCAAGATCTTCATCTGGGGTTTTCTGAAACTCAGCAGCTAACTCATCTAACAACAAAGGATTCAGATCCTTTCTCCCTAACTTCAACACTTGTTCCCCATCTTGTTCTTTaactgatttttcttccaaattCTCCACTAACCTCACCTTGCTCCTGCTGTAAGATTTCTTTACTTGGTAAATCAACCAGAAGCAGATCAAAAGCAGTACAAATGCTTGAAAAGCATGCTTTAGTTTAAACCTTTTTGTCCTCATATTCCTACTTGATGATTGCTTCAACATGTTCACTATTCACAACACTGCTATTCCTCCATGTTTTACCAAC
This region of Nicotiana tomentosiformis chromosome 4, ASM39032v3, whole genome shotgun sequence genomic DNA includes:
- the LOC104088476 gene encoding ergosterol biosynthetic protein 28, which encodes MKLLGWWLMLVGTLRLASVWFGFFDIWALRLAVFSKTTMSEVHGRTFGVWTLLTCTLCYLCAFNLHDRPLYLATLLSFVYAFGHFLTEFLIYQTMEIKNLITVGIFAGTSIVWMSLQWNAHQQIKTKSP